The genomic segment GGCCAAGGAACACCCCGACCCGGAGACCGAGAAGCAGGCCGCCAGCTTCACCATCGACATGGGCAAGTGTGTCTACTGCGGCCTGTGCGTGGAGGCCTGCCCGGAGGACGCGATCCGCATGGACAGCGGCCACCTGGAGATAAGCTGCTACAGCCGCCAGGAGATGATGTATCCCATCGACCGGCTGCTGGCCACGGAGCACGACCCGGCCCCGTACAAGGACTACAAACGCTTTTTGCAGGAATGAGTCGAGCGTGATTGACCCGTTCCCATTCATTCGCCGTTTACCGGCCGGGCCGGGGACGGCGTATTTATTTCAGGACAGAGAGGAGAAGCGGCAGGATGCTTAAGACCAGAGAGGAAACCGTTGTCACCAACCTGGGCGGCGGCGTGGTGCGCCGGGTCTGCCTGAGCGCGGGCAAGCTGATGTCGGTGGAGTTCAGTTTCGAAAAGGATGCCCTGCTGCCGATGCACAGCCATCCGCACGAGCAGGTGGGCTATATCGTGAGCGGCGAGTACGAGCTGACCGTGGGCGGGGAAACCCGGATACTGCAAGCCGGCGACAGCTACTACGCCCCGCCGGATGTGGTCCACGGGGCCAAGGTGCGCGAGGCGGGCAAGGTGCTGGACGTGTTCTGCCCGCCGCGGGAGGACTACCTTTAGGCTGTCCGGCGGGCGTTCTCAGCCGCCGAGGGCCTCGCGCAGCTTGCGGTGCAGCGTCTCGGCGTTGAAAGGTTTCTGCAGGAAAAGCACTCCCTGGTCCAGCACCCCGTGATGCGCTATCACGTCATCCGTGTAGCCGGACATGAACACCGGGCGCACCTCTGGATGGATGGCCCTGACTTTTTCGAGCACATCCCGGCCGGTGCCGCCCTGCAGGATGACATCGGTGAGAAGGACTTGCAGTGGAGAGTTCGCGTTGGCCAGGACCACCGCCTCCTCCACGTTGGCGGCGATAAGCGCGTGGTAGCCCAGGTGGCCCAGCAACTGGCGCAGGGTTTCACGGACAGTAGGGTCGTCCTCGACCACCAGCACCGACTCGCCCTCGGCACGACGGCTCTCGGCCCGGGGCTGGCCGCCTGCCGCGACTGCGCCGGAGGCCGCCCGCGGCAGGTATATCTTGAACGTGCTGCCCACACCGACCTCGCTGTAAACCCAGATACTGCCGCCGTGCTGCTTGACTATGCCGTAGACCATCGACAGCCCCAGGCCGGTGCCGAACCCGACATTCTTGGTGGTGAAGAACGGCTCGAAAATCCTCCGGCGCAGCCCCTCGTCCATCCCGCAGCCGGTGTCGCTCACTGCCAGCTGGACATATTCACCGGGGGCCGCCTCCGGGTGGGTGCGGGCGTATTCCTCGTCCAGGTCGACATTGCCGGTCTCCAGGGTGAGAATCCCGCCCCCGCTCATCGCGTCCCGGGCGTTGACCGCCAGGTTGAGCAGCACCTGCTCCAACTGTGAAATATCGGCCTCCACCATGTCCGGCGCGGCGCGCAGGAACGTCTCGACCCGGATATTCTCGCCGAT from the bacterium genome contains:
- a CDS encoding cupin domain-containing protein — protein: MLKTREETVVTNLGGGVVRRVCLSAGKLMSVEFSFEKDALLPMHSHPHEQVGYIVSGEYELTVGGETRILQAGDSYYAPPDVVHGAKVREAGKVLDVFCPPREDYL